One Echeneis naucrates chromosome 16, fEcheNa1.1, whole genome shotgun sequence DNA window includes the following coding sequences:
- the hal gene encoding histidine ammonia-lyase isoform X1 — MPRFTVHIRDEWLAVPCRDTTKTIQWLAQEALKRYTKNKPDNGGIAVLKDTRFVVRRCQGLGLLDSDDTIEDVLEDNDFVELAIKGDTMSPDFIPWEPGVSHLTAAYKEPENYLYLDGNSLTSTDLVNLGRGLYKIKLTPEAETKVVQSRELLDTIVKENKVVYGITTGFGKFARTVIPVSKLKELQENLVRSHSAGVGNPLSPERTRMLLALRINILAKGHSGISLETLLAMIQAFNASCLSFVPEKGTVGASGDLAPLSHLALGLMGEGKMWSPKSGWADAKYVLDAHGLKPISLKPKEGLALINGTQMITSLGAEAVERAQAIAQQADIIAALTLEVLKGTTKAFDSDIHMLRPHPGQIEVAQRFRSLLDSDHHPSQIAESHRFCDRVQDAYTMRCCPQVHGVTNDTITFVQNIINTEINSATDNPMVFAERGETISGGNFHGEYPAKALDFLAIAVHELASISERRIERLCNPSLSELPAFLVNDGGLNSGFMIAHCTAAALVSENKVLCHPASVDSLSTSAATEDHVSMGGWAARKALRVIEHVEQVLAIELLVACQGIEFLRPLRTTTPLEKVYELVRSVVKPWIKDRFMSPDIEAIHRLLLDQKVWNVAKPYIDKYQSEYIPESRPVSPTAFSLEPPPASPRKRVRHE, encoded by the exons ATGCCTCGTTTTACCGTCCACATCCGAGATGAATGGCTGGCCGTGCCGTGCCGGGATACCACCAAAACCATCCAGTGGCTCGCGCAAGAGGCCCTGAAGCGCTACACGAAGAACAAACCGGACAACGGAGGCATCGCGGTGCTCAAGGACACCCGCTTCGTGGTGCGCAGGTGCCAGGGTTTGGGTTTGCTGGACTCGGATGACACCATCGAGGATGTGCTAGAGGATAATGACTTCGTCGAACTTG CCATTAAAGGAGATACCATGTCTCCTGACTTTATTCCATGGGAGCCTGGAGTTTCTCATCT AACGGCAGCATACAAAGAACCTGAAAAC TATCTTTACTTGGATGGTAACAGCCTGACATCAACAGATTTGGTCAACCTAGGCAGGGGGCTCTACAAGATAAAG CTGACTCCGGAGGCAGAAACAAAAGTTGTGCAATCCAGAGAACTTTTGGATACCattgtcaaagaaaacaaag TTGTCTACGGAATCACAACAGGTTTTGGCAAATTTGCCCGAACTGTCATTCCTGTCAGCAAGCTCAA ggagCTGCAGGAGAACTTGGTACGGTCACACTCAGCAG GTGTGGGAAACCCATTGAGCCCAGAGAGGACTCGCATGCTGCTGGCTCTGAGGATCAATATTCTAGCCAAAGGCCACAGTGGTATTTCTCTGGAAACCCTTCTTGCCATGATCCAGGCCTTCAATG CTTCCTGCCTCTCATTTGTCCCAGAGAAGGGAACAGTGGGAGCTAGTGGTGACCTGGCGCCCCTCTCTCACCTGGCCCTGGGGCTGATGGGAGAGGGTAAAATGTGGTCTCCTAAGAGTGGATGGGCAGATGCCAAATAT GTCCTGGACGCCCATGGACTGAAGCCAATATCTCTAAAGCCAAAAGAG GGCCTTGCTCTGATCAATGGGACGCAGATGATCACCTCTTTGGGGGCAGAGGCGGTGGAGCGAGCCCAGGCGATCGCCCAGCAAGCAGACATCATTGCTGCTCTCACCCTGGAGGTGCTAAAGGGCACCACCAAGGCTTTTGACAGTG ACATCCATATGCTGCGGCCCCACCCAGGACAGATAGAGGTGGCCCAGCGTTTCCGCTCACTGCTGGATTCCGACCACCATCCATCCCAGATTGCAG AGAGCCACCGTTTCTGTGACAGGGTCCAGGATGCCTACACCATGCGATGCTGCCCTCAG GTTCATGGAGTCACCAATGACACAATAACATTTGTCCAGAACATCATCAATACAGAAATCAACAGTGCCACTGACAACCCT ATGGTGTTTGCAGAAAGAGGTGAGACCATTTCAGGTGGGAATTTCCATGGCGAATACCCAGCTAAG GCTCTGGACTTTTTAGCCATAGCGGTCCATGAGCTGGCCTCTATCAGTGAGAGAAGGATTGAGAGGTTGTGTAACCCCTCTCTGAGTGAGTTGCCTGCCTTCCTGGTCAACGATGGAGGACTCAACTCAGGCTTCATGATTGCccactgcactgctgctgctttag TTTCCGAGAACAAAGTTTTGTGCCATCCAGCCTCTGTGGACTCCTTGTCCACTAGTGCTGCCACAGAGGATCATGTGTCTATGGGAGGCTGGGCAGCCAGGAAGGCCCTGAGGGTCATAGAGCATGTGGAACAAG TTCTTGCTATAGAGCTGCTGGTGGCCTGTCAGGGTATTGAGTTCCTGCGCCCACTTCGTACCACAACTCCATTGGAGAAGGTCTATGAACTTGTGCGCAGTGTGGTCAA GCCGTGGATTAAAGACAGATTCATGTCTCCAGACATTGAAGCTATTCACCGTCTCCTACTTGACCAGAAG GTATGGAATGTGGCCAAGCCTTACATTGACAAGTATCAGTCAGAGTACATCCCTGAGTCCCGTCCCGTCTCTCCCACTGCCTTCTCCCTGGAGCCCCCACCGGCATCACCAAGGAAGCGTGTCCGTCATGAgtga
- the hal gene encoding histidine ammonia-lyase isoform X2, producing the protein MSPDFIPWEPGVSHLTAAYKEPENYLYLDGNSLTSTDLVNLGRGLYKIKLTPEAETKVVQSRELLDTIVKENKVVYGITTGFGKFARTVIPVSKLKELQENLVRSHSAGVGNPLSPERTRMLLALRINILAKGHSGISLETLLAMIQAFNASCLSFVPEKGTVGASGDLAPLSHLALGLMGEGKMWSPKSGWADAKYVLDAHGLKPISLKPKEGLALINGTQMITSLGAEAVERAQAIAQQADIIAALTLEVLKGTTKAFDSDIHMLRPHPGQIEVAQRFRSLLDSDHHPSQIAESHRFCDRVQDAYTMRCCPQVHGVTNDTITFVQNIINTEINSATDNPMVFAERGETISGGNFHGEYPAKALDFLAIAVHELASISERRIERLCNPSLSELPAFLVNDGGLNSGFMIAHCTAAALVSENKVLCHPASVDSLSTSAATEDHVSMGGWAARKALRVIEHVEQVLAIELLVACQGIEFLRPLRTTTPLEKVYELVRSVVKPWIKDRFMSPDIEAIHRLLLDQKVWNVAKPYIDKYQSEYIPESRPVSPTAFSLEPPPASPRKRVRHE; encoded by the exons ATGTCTCCTGACTTTATTCCATGGGAGCCTGGAGTTTCTCATCT AACGGCAGCATACAAAGAACCTGAAAAC TATCTTTACTTGGATGGTAACAGCCTGACATCAACAGATTTGGTCAACCTAGGCAGGGGGCTCTACAAGATAAAG CTGACTCCGGAGGCAGAAACAAAAGTTGTGCAATCCAGAGAACTTTTGGATACCattgtcaaagaaaacaaag TTGTCTACGGAATCACAACAGGTTTTGGCAAATTTGCCCGAACTGTCATTCCTGTCAGCAAGCTCAA ggagCTGCAGGAGAACTTGGTACGGTCACACTCAGCAG GTGTGGGAAACCCATTGAGCCCAGAGAGGACTCGCATGCTGCTGGCTCTGAGGATCAATATTCTAGCCAAAGGCCACAGTGGTATTTCTCTGGAAACCCTTCTTGCCATGATCCAGGCCTTCAATG CTTCCTGCCTCTCATTTGTCCCAGAGAAGGGAACAGTGGGAGCTAGTGGTGACCTGGCGCCCCTCTCTCACCTGGCCCTGGGGCTGATGGGAGAGGGTAAAATGTGGTCTCCTAAGAGTGGATGGGCAGATGCCAAATAT GTCCTGGACGCCCATGGACTGAAGCCAATATCTCTAAAGCCAAAAGAG GGCCTTGCTCTGATCAATGGGACGCAGATGATCACCTCTTTGGGGGCAGAGGCGGTGGAGCGAGCCCAGGCGATCGCCCAGCAAGCAGACATCATTGCTGCTCTCACCCTGGAGGTGCTAAAGGGCACCACCAAGGCTTTTGACAGTG ACATCCATATGCTGCGGCCCCACCCAGGACAGATAGAGGTGGCCCAGCGTTTCCGCTCACTGCTGGATTCCGACCACCATCCATCCCAGATTGCAG AGAGCCACCGTTTCTGTGACAGGGTCCAGGATGCCTACACCATGCGATGCTGCCCTCAG GTTCATGGAGTCACCAATGACACAATAACATTTGTCCAGAACATCATCAATACAGAAATCAACAGTGCCACTGACAACCCT ATGGTGTTTGCAGAAAGAGGTGAGACCATTTCAGGTGGGAATTTCCATGGCGAATACCCAGCTAAG GCTCTGGACTTTTTAGCCATAGCGGTCCATGAGCTGGCCTCTATCAGTGAGAGAAGGATTGAGAGGTTGTGTAACCCCTCTCTGAGTGAGTTGCCTGCCTTCCTGGTCAACGATGGAGGACTCAACTCAGGCTTCATGATTGCccactgcactgctgctgctttag TTTCCGAGAACAAAGTTTTGTGCCATCCAGCCTCTGTGGACTCCTTGTCCACTAGTGCTGCCACAGAGGATCATGTGTCTATGGGAGGCTGGGCAGCCAGGAAGGCCCTGAGGGTCATAGAGCATGTGGAACAAG TTCTTGCTATAGAGCTGCTGGTGGCCTGTCAGGGTATTGAGTTCCTGCGCCCACTTCGTACCACAACTCCATTGGAGAAGGTCTATGAACTTGTGCGCAGTGTGGTCAA GCCGTGGATTAAAGACAGATTCATGTCTCCAGACATTGAAGCTATTCACCGTCTCCTACTTGACCAGAAG GTATGGAATGTGGCCAAGCCTTACATTGACAAGTATCAGTCAGAGTACATCCCTGAGTCCCGTCCCGTCTCTCCCACTGCCTTCTCCCTGGAGCCCCCACCGGCATCACCAAGGAAGCGTGTCCGTCATGAgtga